The Micromonospora krabiensis genome window below encodes:
- a CDS encoding GPGG-motif small membrane protein has product MELILWILAVVLVVAGILALFRRQILWGIVLIIVGLLVGPGGVSIFNT; this is encoded by the coding sequence ATGGAGCTGATTCTCTGGATTCTCGCGGTCGTACTGGTCGTTGCCGGCATCCTGGCGCTGTTCCGCCGGCAGATCCTGTGGGGCATCGTCCTCATCATCGTCGGTCTGCTCGTCGGCCCTGGCGGCGTCAGCATCTTCAACACCTGA
- a CDS encoding TspO/MBR family protein: protein MGTTRDVAAPSGRRAWWALAGFAAAVFVAAAIGGLGVQGTTDEYASLRQPAWAPPSWLFGPVWSLLYALIAVAGWLVWRRVGFSPALWAWTAQLVLNAIWTPLFFGAGRYGLAFADIVAMWLAIGLTVVLFARVSRVAAALLLPYWAWVTFAAALNLSIWRLNT, encoded by the coding sequence ATGGGGACGACCCGGGACGTAGCCGCGCCCTCCGGCCGACGCGCCTGGTGGGCCCTTGCCGGTTTCGCGGCGGCGGTGTTCGTGGCGGCCGCGATCGGCGGACTGGGGGTGCAGGGCACCACCGACGAGTACGCGAGTCTGCGCCAGCCCGCCTGGGCGCCGCCCTCGTGGCTGTTCGGCCCGGTGTGGTCGCTGCTCTACGCGCTGATCGCCGTCGCCGGCTGGCTGGTGTGGCGGCGGGTCGGCTTCTCCCCCGCCCTCTGGGCGTGGACCGCCCAACTGGTGCTCAACGCCATCTGGACGCCGCTGTTCTTCGGCGCGGGTCGGTACGGTCTGGCGTTCGCCGACATCGTGGCGATGTGGCTGGCGATCGGGCTCACCGTCGTGCTCTTCGCCCGGGTGTCCCGGGTCGCCGCGGCGCTGCTGCTGCCCTACTGGGCCTGGGTGACCTTCGCCGCCGCGTTGAACCTGTCGATCTGGCGGTTGAACACCTGA
- a CDS encoding sigma-70 family RNA polymerase sigma factor, producing MARNRATGASEGTVGNVDKNIGMRTDEVAEERDLVGVYLHEISRTPLLDAAKEVDLSKAIEAGLYAEHLLDEDSVPAGVDREDLERLVAEGERAKDLFIRANLRLVVSIARRYVRSGMPMLDLIQEGNTGLVRAVEKFDYERGYKFSTYATWWIRQAISRAIAQQERTVRLPVHLVEDVNRMRNVARQLTRELGSDPEPEQIAAALGVTVERVNELVRWSQDTVSLDTPVGDDGDTNLGDLVADSDAPSPEDIVLTGLERQRIEGLLNHLDDRSAGIMRARYGLEDGREHSLTEVASRFSLSRERIRQLEIQALGRLRELARAEGLQAA from the coding sequence ATGGCAAGGAACCGGGCAACCGGCGCGAGCGAGGGGACCGTGGGCAACGTGGACAAGAACATCGGCATGCGTACCGACGAGGTCGCCGAGGAGCGCGACCTGGTCGGCGTCTACCTGCACGAGATCTCCCGGACGCCACTGCTGGACGCCGCCAAGGAGGTCGACCTCTCCAAGGCGATCGAGGCCGGCCTCTACGCCGAGCACCTGCTCGACGAGGACAGCGTCCCCGCCGGCGTCGACCGGGAGGACCTGGAGCGGCTGGTCGCCGAGGGTGAGCGCGCGAAGGACCTGTTCATCCGCGCCAACCTGCGACTGGTCGTGTCGATCGCCCGCCGTTACGTGCGGTCGGGCATGCCCATGCTGGATCTGATCCAGGAGGGCAACACCGGCCTCGTCCGGGCGGTCGAGAAGTTCGACTACGAGCGTGGCTACAAGTTCTCGACGTACGCCACCTGGTGGATCCGCCAGGCGATCAGCCGGGCGATCGCCCAGCAGGAGCGCACCGTGCGACTGCCGGTGCACCTGGTGGAGGACGTCAACCGGATGCGCAACGTCGCCCGTCAGCTCACCCGTGAGCTGGGCAGCGACCCGGAGCCGGAGCAGATCGCGGCGGCGCTCGGCGTCACGGTCGAGCGGGTCAACGAGCTGGTCCGCTGGTCGCAGGACACCGTGTCGCTGGACACGCCCGTCGGCGACGACGGCGACACCAACCTCGGTGACCTGGTCGCCGACAGCGACGCCCCGTCGCCGGAGGACATCGTCCTGACCGGGCTGGAGCGGCAGCGCATCGAGGGTCTGCTCAACCACCTCGACGACCGCTCGGCGGGCATCATGCGGGCCCGCTACGGGCTGGAGGACGGCCGTGAGCACTCGCTCACCGAGGTCGCCTCGCGGTTCTCGCTCTCCCGGGAGCGGATCCGCCAGCTGGAGATCCAGGCCCTCGGCCGGCTCCGCGAGCTGGCCCGGGCCGAGGGGCTGCAGGCAGCCTGA
- the murQ gene encoding N-acetylmuramic acid 6-phosphate etherase has product MTAGAVEPDEVSPPSTEPRPVVRVGAPTERRNPLSADLDLLSTRDMLRVINDADRRVPAAVAAVLDEIAATVDLAVAALRGGHRVHYFGAGTSGRLGVLDAAELAPTFNSPRGWFCAHLAGGPDAMWQAVEDAEDDDRGGAAEAAECVRAGDLVVGLAASGRTPYVLGALAAARAKGASTVLLCANPEAEAAGSVDVFIGVDSGPEVVTGSTRMKAGTAQKLVLNAFSTAVMVRLGRVYSNLMIDMVATNAKLRGRMISILVEATGCSDEVSRRALAEADGDLKTALVSLVSGAGVPAARAALARSADQVRGALALLAP; this is encoded by the coding sequence ATGACCGCCGGCGCCGTGGAGCCGGACGAGGTGTCGCCACCCAGCACGGAGCCCCGCCCGGTCGTCCGGGTCGGCGCCCCCACCGAACGCCGCAACCCACTCAGCGCAGACCTGGACCTGCTGTCGACCCGGGACATGCTCCGGGTGATCAACGATGCCGACCGGCGGGTGCCGGCCGCGGTCGCCGCGGTGCTCGACGAGATCGCCGCCACGGTCGACCTGGCCGTGGCGGCGCTGCGGGGCGGCCACCGGGTGCACTACTTCGGCGCCGGCACCTCCGGCCGGCTCGGGGTGCTCGACGCCGCCGAGCTCGCCCCGACCTTCAACTCGCCCCGGGGCTGGTTCTGCGCCCACCTGGCCGGCGGCCCCGACGCGATGTGGCAGGCCGTGGAGGACGCCGAGGACGACGACCGGGGCGGGGCGGCCGAGGCGGCGGAATGCGTACGCGCCGGTGACCTGGTGGTCGGTCTGGCCGCCAGCGGACGCACCCCGTACGTCCTGGGGGCGCTCGCCGCGGCCCGCGCCAAGGGGGCCTCGACGGTGCTGCTCTGCGCCAATCCGGAGGCCGAGGCCGCCGGGTCGGTCGACGTGTTCATCGGGGTGGATTCCGGACCCGAGGTGGTCACCGGCTCGACCCGCATGAAGGCGGGCACCGCGCAGAAACTGGTGCTCAACGCGTTCTCGACGGCCGTGATGGTCCGGCTGGGCCGGGTCTACTCGAACCTGATGATCGACATGGTCGCGACCAACGCGAAACTCCGGGGACGGATGATCTCGATCCTCGTGGAGGCGACCGGCTGTTCCGACGAGGTCTCCCGCCGGGCACTCGCCGAGGCCGACGGGGACCTGAAGACCGCCCTGGTCTCACTGGTCTCCGGGGCCGGAGTTCCGGCCGCCCGCGCCGCCCTGGCACGCTCGGCCGACCAGGTCCGGGGCGCCCTCGCTCTGCTCGCCCCCTGA
- a CDS encoding carbohydrate ABC transporter permease, producing the protein MTTATPTVAAGTQKTAGPSSTVAGRVRKRLNSRTATLVSIVIAVVWTVPTFGLFISSLRPEDEIKTTGWWTAFTNPQFTLENYQQVLFGRSSSSGQLASYFINSLAITIPSVLFPLAFAALAAYALAWINFRGREWVYIAIFALQIVPLQMALVPLLRFFSTGVSIAGVQVLPAWDLVDEQKFAQVWFAHTCFALPFAVYLLHNFISQLPGDLMEAARVDGANHPRIFRTIVLPLITPALAALGIFQFLWVWNDLLVALIFAGGSNETAPLTVRLAEMAGTRGNEWQRLTAGAFVSIVIPLIVFLSLQRYFVRGLLAGSVKG; encoded by the coding sequence ATGACCACCGCCACGCCCACAGTCGCCGCCGGCACCCAGAAGACCGCCGGCCCCTCCAGCACCGTCGCGGGACGGGTCCGCAAGCGGCTGAACAGCCGTACCGCGACCCTGGTCTCGATCGTCATCGCGGTGGTCTGGACGGTCCCCACCTTCGGCCTCTTCATCTCCTCGCTCCGGCCGGAGGACGAGATCAAGACGACCGGTTGGTGGACCGCCTTCACCAACCCGCAGTTCACCCTGGAGAACTACCAGCAGGTGCTCTTCGGGCGGTCCTCGTCGTCCGGGCAGCTCGCCAGCTACTTCATCAACTCGCTGGCGATCACCATCCCGTCGGTGCTCTTCCCGCTCGCCTTCGCGGCGCTGGCCGCGTACGCCCTGGCGTGGATCAACTTCCGGGGCCGGGAGTGGGTCTACATCGCGATCTTCGCGCTGCAGATCGTGCCGCTCCAGATGGCCCTGGTGCCGCTGCTGCGGTTCTTCTCCACCGGCGTCTCCATCGCCGGCGTCCAGGTGCTGCCGGCGTGGGACCTCGTCGACGAGCAGAAGTTCGCCCAGGTGTGGTTCGCGCACACCTGCTTCGCCCTGCCGTTCGCGGTCTACCTGCTGCACAACTTCATCTCGCAGCTCCCCGGCGACCTGATGGAGGCGGCCCGGGTCGACGGGGCCAACCACCCGAGGATCTTCCGCACCATCGTGCTGCCGCTGATCACCCCGGCGCTGGCCGCGTTGGGCATCTTCCAGTTCCTCTGGGTCTGGAACGACCTGCTGGTCGCGCTGATCTTCGCGGGCGGCAGCAACGAGACGGCCCCGCTCACCGTCCGCCTCGCCGAGATGGCCGGCACCCGGGGCAACGAGTGGCAGCGGCTCACGGCCGGCGCGTTCGTGTCGATCGTCATCCCGCTGATCGTGTTCCTGTCCCTCCAGCGCTACTTCGTGCGAGGCCTGCTCGCCGGCAGCGTCAAGGGCTGA
- a CDS encoding metallophosphoesterase family protein → MVIRIAAVGDVHLDKDVVGRFRPALEELPDCADALLLAGDLTRHGTEAEAQCVAQEFGGLGVPVITVLGNHDHQCDQVPQVVKVLEDAGITVLEGTGVVLECAGGRLGIAGVKGFGGGFAGRCASDFGEPEMKAFVRTTTESADRLADALHSLDCDLLVALTHYAPVPDTLAGEPLEIYPFLGSYQLGQAIDSAPTALALHGHAHAGSERGTTPGGVRVRNVAHPVIKQAYSIFHLGDHLDPGEVSRVDASGT, encoded by the coding sequence ATGGTGATCCGGATCGCTGCCGTCGGCGACGTGCATCTGGACAAGGACGTTGTCGGCCGGTTCCGGCCGGCGCTGGAGGAGCTGCCCGACTGCGCGGACGCGCTGCTGCTCGCCGGTGACCTGACCCGGCACGGCACCGAGGCCGAGGCGCAGTGCGTGGCGCAGGAGTTCGGTGGGTTGGGCGTACCGGTGATCACCGTGCTCGGCAACCACGACCACCAGTGCGACCAGGTGCCCCAGGTGGTCAAGGTGCTGGAGGACGCGGGCATCACCGTGCTGGAGGGCACGGGCGTGGTGCTGGAGTGCGCCGGTGGCCGGCTCGGGATCGCGGGGGTCAAGGGCTTCGGCGGCGGCTTCGCCGGCCGCTGCGCCAGCGACTTCGGTGAGCCGGAGATGAAGGCGTTCGTCCGGACGACCACGGAGAGCGCCGACCGGCTGGCCGACGCGCTGCACAGCCTGGACTGCGACCTGCTGGTGGCCCTGACCCACTACGCCCCCGTGCCCGACACTCTGGCCGGCGAGCCGCTGGAGATCTACCCGTTCCTCGGGTCGTACCAGCTCGGTCAGGCGATCGACTCGGCGCCGACCGCGCTGGCCCTGCACGGGCACGCCCACGCGGGCTCGGAGCGGGGCACGACGCCGGGCGGGGTCCGCGTCCGCAACGTCGCGCACCCGGTGATCAAGCAGGCGTACAGCATCTTCCACCTGGGTGATCATCTCGATCCGGGCGAGGTTTCCCGAGTCGACGCATCGGGTACCTGA
- a CDS encoding carbohydrate ABC transporter permease: MEFDFAEEQPKFLMLMYGLIAFVAVVGGLLLLLDVVPAWFARRREAQLVAASASGAPLPRRTKPREGLFALFFLLPTVLLLLIGLVVPAIRTVLLSLMDAESDNWVGLANYTWLFSEDSIVRVLINTLVWVLLVPLVATSFGLIYAVLVDRVRFEAFAKSLIFLPMAISFVGASIIWKFVYAYRGEGDQIGLLNQIVVSLGGEPKQWLLESPLNTLLLIVIMVWIQAGFAMVVLSAAIKAIPADIVEAARLDGVSSWQMFRQITLPSIRPALIVVVVTITIATLKVFDIVRTSTNGNYDTSVIANEMYNQAFRYGQNGQGSALAVFLFILVIPVVIYQIRNLRQQREG, from the coding sequence ATGGAGTTCGACTTCGCGGAGGAACAGCCGAAGTTCCTCATGCTGATGTACGGGCTGATCGCTTTCGTCGCGGTGGTGGGCGGTCTGCTCCTCCTGCTCGACGTGGTGCCGGCCTGGTTCGCCCGCCGCCGGGAGGCGCAGCTCGTCGCCGCGTCCGCCAGCGGCGCCCCGCTCCCCCGCCGGACGAAGCCGCGGGAAGGCCTGTTCGCGCTCTTCTTCCTGCTGCCGACGGTGCTGCTGCTCCTCATCGGGCTGGTCGTGCCGGCCATCCGCACCGTGCTGCTCTCCCTGATGGACGCGGAGAGCGACAACTGGGTGGGGCTGGCCAACTACACCTGGCTGTTCTCCGAGGACTCGATCGTCCGGGTACTCATCAACACCCTGGTCTGGGTGCTCCTGGTGCCGCTGGTGGCGACCTCGTTCGGCCTGATCTACGCCGTGCTGGTGGACCGGGTCAGGTTCGAGGCGTTCGCCAAGTCCCTCATCTTCCTGCCGATGGCGATCTCCTTCGTCGGCGCGAGCATCATCTGGAAGTTCGTCTACGCCTACCGCGGCGAGGGCGACCAGATCGGCCTGCTCAACCAGATCGTGGTCAGCCTCGGCGGCGAACCCAAGCAGTGGCTGCTCGAATCACCACTGAACACGCTGCTGCTGATCGTGATCATGGTCTGGATCCAGGCCGGCTTCGCCATGGTGGTGCTCTCCGCCGCCATCAAGGCGATCCCCGCGGACATCGTGGAGGCCGCCCGGCTCGACGGCGTCAGCTCGTGGCAGATGTTCCGGCAGATCACCCTGCCGAGCATCCGACCGGCGCTGATCGTCGTCGTCGTGACCATCACCATCGCCACGCTCAAGGTCTTCGACATCGTCCGGACCTCGACCAACGGCAACTACGACACCAGCGTGATCGCCAACGAGATGTACAACCAGGCGTTCCGGTACGGCCAGAACGGGCAGGGCTCCGCGCTCGCGGTCTTCCTCTTCATCCTGGTCATCCCGGTCGTGATCTACCAGATCCGCAACCTCCGTCAGCAGCGGGAGGGCTGA
- a CDS encoding SDR family NAD(P)-dependent oxidoreductase, producing MVRRSVLVTGGTGGLGGAVTAAFREAGWRVVVPERRSTTAESAADDVVRLAADLTEPAGAARAVEAAAGDETVPLRAVVNLVGGYASGGLVHETPIDEFERMLTANLRPTYLVTRAALPHLVAAGGGAVVCVSARAALSPFPGAAGYATAKAAVLAFANAVAVEYRRSGVRANTVLPSVIDTPANRAAQPDADHSRWVAPAEIATVIRFLASDESAPTSGAAVPVYGRA from the coding sequence ATGGTGCGACGCAGCGTACTGGTGACCGGCGGCACGGGTGGCCTGGGCGGAGCGGTCACCGCCGCGTTCCGCGAGGCGGGATGGCGGGTGGTCGTACCGGAGCGACGGAGCACGACGGCGGAGTCGGCGGCCGACGACGTGGTCCGGCTGGCCGCGGACCTCACCGAACCGGCCGGCGCGGCGCGGGCGGTCGAGGCGGCGGCCGGTGACGAGACGGTGCCGCTGCGCGCGGTGGTGAACCTCGTCGGCGGTTACGCCAGCGGCGGGCTGGTGCACGAGACGCCGATCGACGAGTTCGAGCGGATGCTCACCGCCAACCTGCGCCCCACCTACCTGGTCACGCGGGCGGCGCTGCCGCACCTGGTTGCCGCCGGCGGGGGCGCCGTGGTCTGCGTCTCGGCCCGGGCCGCGCTCAGCCCGTTCCCCGGCGCCGCCGGATACGCGACCGCCAAGGCGGCGGTGCTCGCCTTCGCCAACGCGGTCGCCGTGGAGTACCGACGGTCGGGCGTGCGCGCCAACACGGTCCTGCCCAGCGTCATCGACACCCCGGCCAACCGCGCGGCGCAGCCGGACGCCGACCACTCCCGCTGGGTGGCGCCGGCCGAGATCGCCACGGTGATCCGCTTCCTGGCCTCCGACGAGTCGGCGCCGACCAGCGGCGCCGCGGTGCCGGTCTACGGGCGGGCCTGA
- a CDS encoding dTMP kinase, whose translation MVRSLRKRRRRRLRTVALIGIDGSGKTTQAHRLADALTAAGRPATYHRNAGGRRWLGRIAQRVGRSDAQRLVGRDGLLAVESVLRWLAIAAALVSCLLTGRTAVMDRYAACQYASIRAHGGHRWERLARAGYRVFPRPQVTFLLAVDPAEAYHRIERRGTDHETMGWLTAADTAYRTLPEYPTFVLVDAGRPAEEVSRQIQRHLAGWLPSADAGETAEATPAMPPDPMPPARPVTPDHTPAPGVATPLAARAHT comes from the coding sequence GTGGTCAGATCACTGCGGAAGCGCCGCCGCCGTCGACTGCGCACTGTCGCCCTGATCGGCATCGACGGTTCCGGCAAGACCACTCAGGCGCACCGGCTCGCCGACGCGTTGACCGCGGCCGGCCGCCCCGCCACCTACCACCGCAACGCCGGGGGCCGCCGCTGGCTCGGCCGGATCGCGCAGCGGGTCGGCCGGTCCGACGCCCAGCGGCTCGTCGGCCGCGACGGCCTGCTGGCGGTCGAGTCCGTGCTGCGCTGGTTGGCCATCGCCGCCGCGCTGGTCAGCTGCCTGCTCACCGGGCGCACCGCCGTCATGGATCGCTACGCCGCCTGCCAGTACGCGAGCATCCGGGCGCACGGCGGGCACCGTTGGGAGCGGCTCGCCCGGGCCGGCTACCGGGTCTTCCCGAGGCCGCAGGTGACCTTCCTGCTCGCCGTGGACCCGGCCGAGGCGTACCACCGGATCGAGCGGCGCGGCACCGACCACGAGACGATGGGCTGGCTCACGGCGGCCGACACCGCCTACCGGACGCTGCCCGAGTATCCGACGTTCGTGCTGGTCGACGCCGGCCGTCCCGCCGAGGAGGTGTCCCGGCAGATCCAGCGCCACCTCGCCGGCTGGCTCCCGTCCGCGGACGCGGGGGAGACGGCCGAGGCCACCCCGGCGATGCCCCCGGACCCGATGCCGCCGGCCCGGCCCGTCACACCGGACCACACCCCGGCACCCGGAGTCGCGACGCCGCTGGCCGCTCGGGCGCACACCTGA
- a CDS encoding MurR/RpiR family transcriptional regulator, whose protein sequence is MAKSPKISASHEPGGLIVHISGLLPSLSPAEQRVARLVVADPADAARRTITDLATAAETSEATVIRFCRSVGMDGYPQLRIRLAAEAARRIEPPDARVVGGDIPPGADLAQIIATIAFNDARAVEETAEQLDPAVCEQVVDAIAGAGRIDVYGAGASGFVASDFQQKLHRIGRTAFYFPDVHTALTSAALLGRGDVAVGISHTGTTSDVIEVLEQARGRGATTVALTNFPRSPLTEVADFVLTTAARETTYRSGAMASRLAQLTVVDCLFVGVAARNRARAKKALEATAEAVQSHRVGGGRRRG, encoded by the coding sequence GTGGCGAAGAGTCCGAAGATTTCTGCGAGTCACGAGCCCGGTGGGCTGATCGTCCACATCAGTGGCTTGCTTCCGTCGCTGTCGCCGGCCGAACAGCGCGTCGCCCGGCTGGTCGTCGCCGACCCGGCCGACGCGGCCCGCCGGACGATCACCGACCTCGCCACCGCGGCCGAGACATCCGAGGCCACCGTCATCCGGTTCTGCCGGTCGGTCGGCATGGACGGCTACCCGCAACTGCGCATCCGGCTCGCCGCCGAGGCCGCGCGCCGGATCGAGCCGCCGGACGCGCGCGTCGTCGGCGGTGACATCCCGCCGGGTGCCGACCTGGCCCAGATCATCGCGACCATCGCGTTCAACGACGCCCGTGCCGTCGAGGAGACGGCCGAGCAACTCGACCCGGCCGTCTGCGAACAGGTGGTGGACGCGATCGCCGGCGCCGGCCGGATCGACGTCTACGGCGCCGGCGCGAGCGGCTTCGTCGCCTCCGACTTCCAGCAGAAGCTGCACCGCATCGGTCGCACCGCCTTCTACTTCCCGGACGTGCACACCGCGTTGACCTCCGCCGCGCTGCTCGGGCGTGGTGACGTCGCCGTCGGCATCTCGCACACCGGCACCACCTCCGACGTGATCGAGGTGCTGGAGCAGGCCCGCGGCCGGGGGGCGACCACCGTCGCGCTGACCAACTTCCCACGCTCCCCGCTGACCGAGGTGGCTGACTTCGTCCTCACCACCGCGGCCCGGGAGACCACCTACCGGTCCGGCGCGATGGCGAGCCGGCTGGCCCAGCTCACCGTGGTCGACTGCCTGTTCGTCGGGGTGGCCGCGCGCAACCGGGCCCGTGCGAAGAAGGCCCTGGAGGCGACGGCCGAGGCCGTCCAGTCGCACCGGGTGGGCGGCGGACGGAGGCGGGGATGA
- a CDS encoding M23 family metallopeptidase: MRKRWFSLMAAVLLVGGVLVPASPAVAAPTFKVPFPCGQSWSGQTRSDHSPAYAIDFNRTDDLGDPVVASAPGTVDRVTDLGGTSYGKYVRISHAGGYHTYYAHLSGFNVSVGQSVGYGKVIGWVGSTGGSTGPHLHYEQRLNGGDIQVRFNGALALYWGTKSYSSDNGCSSGAGTGTVDTSGTPLTVRSGPGTGYSSVGTVADGTRVTIQCQTSGTSVTGTYGTSTIWDRIGSGRFISDAYVYTGHDGYIPNVPRC; encoded by the coding sequence ATGCGTAAGCGGTGGTTCAGCCTGATGGCGGCCGTCCTGCTGGTCGGCGGCGTGCTCGTGCCGGCGTCCCCGGCGGTGGCCGCGCCCACCTTCAAGGTGCCGTTCCCCTGCGGTCAGTCCTGGTCCGGCCAGACCCGCAGTGACCACAGCCCGGCCTACGCGATCGACTTCAACCGCACCGACGACCTCGGCGACCCGGTGGTGGCCAGCGCGCCCGGAACCGTCGACCGGGTCACCGACCTGGGGGGCACCAGCTACGGAAAGTACGTCCGGATCAGTCACGCCGGCGGCTACCACACCTACTACGCCCACCTGAGCGGCTTCAACGTCTCCGTCGGCCAGAGCGTCGGCTACGGCAAGGTCATCGGCTGGGTGGGCAGCACCGGCGGCTCCACCGGCCCGCACCTGCACTACGAGCAGCGGTTGAACGGCGGCGACATCCAGGTCCGGTTCAACGGCGCCCTCGCCCTCTACTGGGGCACCAAGTCCTACAGCAGCGACAACGGCTGCTCCTCGGGCGCCGGCACCGGCACGGTCGACACCAGCGGCACCCCGTTGACCGTCCGCTCCGGGCCCGGCACCGGCTACAGCTCGGTCGGCACGGTGGCCGACGGCACCCGGGTGACCATCCAGTGCCAGACCAGCGGCACCAGCGTCACCGGCACGTACGGCACCAGCACGATCTGGGACCGGATCGGCTCCGGCCGCTTCATCTCCGACGCGTACGTCTACACCGGCCACGACGGTTACATCCCGAACGTCCCCCGCTGCTGA
- a CDS encoding ABC transporter substrate-binding protein, with product MAVFARPRQAFVIAGVLGLALSATACGTGNDKGSDKADSAECAVYSKYEGHDGKKVSIYASIRDAEADLLRDSWKQFEDCTGIEIDYEGSGEFEAQLPVRVDGGNAPDLAFVPQPGLVKRFADAGKLKALGADTKALAEQNMPADWLKYATINGTLYGVPLGANVKSFVWYSPKLFKEKGWTVPTSWDDMIKLSDTIAASGIKPWCAGIESGDATGWPATDWIEDVLLRTQGPEVYDQWTTHAIPFNDPKVADALDRAGTILKNEKYVNGGFGGVKSIATTSFQEAGVPVTTGKCAMHRQASFYANQFPEGTKVAEDGDAFAFYFPAIDPAKGKPVLGAGEFVVAYTDRPEVQAVQTYLASAEYVNSRAKLGNWVTANNKLDIANVASPIDKLSVQILQDKSGVFRFDGSDLMPAAVGAGTFWKGMVDWINGKDTASVLQGIEGSWK from the coding sequence ATGGCGGTCTTTGCCAGACCACGCCAGGCCTTCGTGATCGCCGGCGTACTCGGGTTGGCGCTCAGCGCCACCGCCTGCGGCACCGGCAACGACAAGGGAAGCGACAAAGCGGACTCGGCCGAGTGCGCCGTTTATTCGAAGTACGAGGGTCACGACGGCAAGAAGGTCTCCATCTACGCGTCCATCCGTGACGCCGAGGCCGACCTGCTGCGGGACTCCTGGAAGCAGTTCGAGGACTGCACCGGCATCGAGATCGACTACGAGGGCAGTGGCGAGTTCGAGGCGCAGCTCCCCGTCCGGGTCGACGGCGGCAACGCGCCCGACCTGGCCTTCGTGCCGCAGCCGGGTCTGGTCAAGCGATTCGCCGACGCCGGCAAGCTGAAGGCCCTCGGCGCCGACACCAAGGCGCTGGCCGAGCAGAACATGCCGGCCGACTGGCTGAAGTACGCCACCATCAACGGCACCCTCTACGGCGTGCCGCTCGGCGCCAACGTGAAGTCCTTCGTCTGGTACTCGCCGAAGCTCTTCAAGGAGAAGGGCTGGACGGTCCCGACCAGCTGGGACGACATGATCAAGCTCAGCGACACGATCGCGGCCAGCGGCATCAAGCCGTGGTGCGCCGGCATCGAGTCCGGTGACGCCACCGGCTGGCCGGCCACCGACTGGATCGAGGACGTGCTGCTGCGTACGCAGGGCCCCGAGGTCTACGACCAGTGGACCACCCACGCGATCCCGTTCAACGACCCGAAGGTCGCCGACGCTCTCGACCGGGCCGGCACCATCCTCAAGAACGAGAAGTACGTCAACGGCGGCTTCGGCGGCGTGAAGAGCATCGCCACCACCTCCTTCCAGGAGGCCGGCGTGCCGGTCACCACGGGCAAGTGCGCCATGCACCGCCAGGCGTCGTTCTACGCCAACCAGTTCCCCGAGGGCACGAAGGTCGCCGAGGACGGCGACGCGTTCGCCTTCTACTTCCCGGCCATCGACCCGGCCAAGGGCAAGCCCGTGCTGGGTGCCGGCGAGTTCGTCGTCGCCTACACCGACCGCCCCGAGGTCCAGGCGGTGCAGACCTACCTGGCCTCCGCCGAGTACGTCAACAGCCGCGCGAAGCTCGGCAACTGGGTCACGGCGAACAACAAGCTGGACATCGCCAACGTCGCCAGCCCGATCGACAAGCTCTCCGTCCAGATCCTGCAGGACAAGAGCGGCGTCTTCCGCTTCGACGGGTCGGACCTGATGCCGGCCGCGGTCGGCGCGGGCACGTTCTGGAAGGGCATGGTCGACTGGATCAACGGCAAGGACACCGCGTCGGTGCTGCAGGGCATCGAAGGCAGCTGGAAGTGA
- a CDS encoding nucleotidyltransferase: MAERGDETLVHTLKKVAAVLKQSEIPFALGGSFAVYAHGGHSSEHDVDFLIREQDVDRALEALVEAGFTAERPPEDWLVKVYDAGRMVDLIHRPIETPVTEETFADTVVRPVDAIHMPVLSATQLMVHKLLSFSQHYCDFARGLPLARSLREQIDWERVRKETQHSPYAEAFLVLLDRLEVVPDAGTSAEKGTS, encoded by the coding sequence ATGGCCGAGCGCGGGGACGAGACCCTGGTACACACTCTCAAGAAGGTCGCCGCCGTGCTCAAGCAGTCCGAGATCCCGTTCGCGCTCGGCGGAAGCTTCGCCGTGTACGCGCACGGCGGCCACTCCAGCGAGCACGACGTCGACTTCCTCATCCGGGAGCAGGACGTCGACCGGGCGCTGGAGGCGCTGGTGGAGGCCGGCTTCACCGCCGAACGCCCGCCGGAGGACTGGCTCGTGAAGGTCTACGACGCCGGGCGGATGGTGGACCTGATCCACCGGCCGATCGAGACGCCGGTGACGGAGGAGACGTTCGCGGACACCGTGGTGCGGCCGGTCGACGCGATCCACATGCCGGTGCTCTCCGCGACCCAGCTCATGGTGCACAAGCTCCTCAGCTTCTCCCAGCACTACTGCGACTTCGCCCGGGGGCTGCCGTTGGCCCGCTCCCTGCGCGAGCAGATCGACTGGGAACGGGTACGGAAGGAGACGCAGCACTCGCCGTACGCCGAGGCGTTCCTGGTGCTGCTGGACCGGCTCGAGGTGGTGCCGGACGCCGGCACCTCGGCAGAGAAGGGGACATCGTGA